A genomic region of Clarias gariepinus isolate MV-2021 ecotype Netherlands chromosome 23, CGAR_prim_01v2, whole genome shotgun sequence contains the following coding sequences:
- the barx1 gene encoding homeobox protein BarH-like 1, with product MRFFTHHRNIGTRSTEKACRVQKGVVTMQHPLEIGAHYYPAEAQQDHRSHRYRSFMIEEILTEHPDHKASPPAGDLLKFGVHALLSARPYPNHLVLKADQSGLLKFPVSPLSCSLGPPLGSALLPGPPGLAVGSPSHHLPLDLHLRGKLEPGAEALSKTKKGRRSRTVFTELQLMGLEKRFEKQKYLSTPDRIDLAESLGLSQLQVKTWYQNRRMKWKKIVLQGGGLESPTKPKGRPKKNSIPSGEQLSEQERERTREAESASSASSSSSSSSSCSGQSEPSQEE from the exons ATGCGATTTTTTACGCACCATCGAAATATAGGGACTCGAAGCACGGAAAAAGCTTGTCGCGTCCAGAAAGGCGTAGTAACGATGCAGCATCCTCTGGAGATCGGGGCTCACTATTACCCTGCTGAGGCACAGCAGGACCACAGGTCTCACCGTTACAGAAGCTTTATGATCGAGGAGATCCTCACTGAGCATCCAGACCACAAGGCCTCCCCTCCTGCAGGAGATTTACTCAAATTCGGAGTACACGCTCTTTTGTCGGCACGGCCGTATCCAAATCACTTAG TCTTGAAGGCAGATCAGAGCGGCCTGCTGAAGTTCCCCGTGTCTCCGCTGTCATGTTCTCTCGGGCCGCCGCTCGGCTCTGCGCTGCTCCCGGGGCCTCCGGGGCTCGCTGTGGGCTCGCCATCGCACCATCTCCCGCTCGACCTGCACCTGCGCGGGAAACTCGAACCGGGAGCCGAGGCGCTCAGCAAGACCAAGAAAGGCAGAAGGAGCAGAACCGTATTCACCGAGCTTCAACTCATGGGTCTGGAGAAAAGATTCGAGAAACAGAAATACCTCTCGACCCCGGACAG AATAGACCTGGCTGAGTCTCTAGGCCTTAGTCAGCTCCAGGTCAAAACGTGGTATCAAAACAGAagaatgaaatggaaaaaaatt GTATTGCAGGGAGGAGGGCTGGAGTCTCCCACCAAACCCAAAGGGCGTCCAAAAAAGAACTCCATACCTTCCGGTGAGCAGCTTTCTGAGCAGGAGCGAGAGAGGACGCGGGAGGCCGAGAGCGCATCTTCAGCATCTTCATCGTCGTCATCCTCTTCATCGTGTTCAGGCCAGTCTGAACCCAGTCAAGAGGAATAA